A window of the Clostridiales bacterium genome harbors these coding sequences:
- a CDS encoding site-2 protease family protein — MTFTNFAFDLLLNLPALLSVFVINGYIMAYTATKLGDPTPRIKGRLSLSPKAHIDFIGFLFLLATGFGWGPCMDINPRYFKNPRRDSVITVLAGSLGNFVLAFFACLLRRILLGFPLNVFWDPLLEILRLIMLSNILLGLFFLLPIPPLNGFLILEKLLPVKYFRLIQFLQNYGFIVLIFLMLSRISCIIINPFFQVITIFIQGTVNFLFNVFKAS, encoded by the coding sequence ATGACTTTTACAAATTTTGCTTTTGATTTGTTACTAAACTTACCGGCATTACTGTCAGTATTTGTAATAAACGGCTACATTATGGCATATACAGCTACAAAGTTAGGTGATCCTACTCCAAGAATTAAAGGTAGGTTAAGCCTTTCTCCTAAAGCTCATATAGATTTTATAGGTTTTTTGTTTCTTTTAGCTACTGGTTTTGGTTGGGGCCCTTGTATGGACATAAATCCCAGATATTTTAAAAATCCTAGGCGTGATTCTGTAATCACAGTTTTAGCTGGTTCTTTAGGAAACTTTGTTCTTGCATTTTTTGCATGTCTTCTAAGAAGAATTTTGTTGGGTTTCCCTTTGAATGTTTTTTGGGATCCATTACTTGAGATACTAAGATTGATTATGCTATCAAATATATTACTAGGTTTATTTTTTCTACTACCAATACCTCCATTGAACGGTTTCTTGATATTAGAAAAACTACTTCCAGTTAAATATTTTAGATTGATACAATTTTTGCAAAACTATGGATTTATAGTTTTGATATTTTTAATGTTATCAAGAATTTCATGTATTATAATAAATCCATTTTTCCAAGTTATAACTATTTTTATACAAGGAACTGTAAACTTTCTATTTAATGTTTTTAAAGCCAGCTAA
- the secF gene encoding protein translocase subunit SecF, whose amino-acid sequence MIDIMKRKNYFFALSIIVILIGVAAYFYYGGFNLDIQFQGGTVIEMHMNDDKFDLQKIDDMLTSMLHKNVTAQKSYALNAVNNKKVDLLIINIASNETLTVDEKNNVIKAIREEFKLADDSQMTVRNIHPSIGRELLHRGLKGVFWMSVLIAVYVAVRFRVMSWQSGVFAVVGIIHDVLIMLAAYVIFQIPVNESFIAAILTIVGYSMNDTVIIYDRIRENNSLLRKMSVSELTNKSIWQTLGRTINTTVTVLICLITVYIFATINNIPSIKEFSLPLIIGTISGTYSSIFISSPLWVVSKEREMKKKVTKIKRIA is encoded by the coding sequence GTGATAGATATAATGAAAAGAAAAAATTATTTTTTTGCACTGTCTATAATAGTGATATTGATAGGGGTTGCAGCATATTTTTATTATGGTGGATTTAATTTGGATATACAGTTTCAAGGTGGTACAGTTATAGAAATGCACATGAATGATGACAAGTTTGATTTGCAAAAAATAGATGATATGTTAACCAGTATGCTACACAAAAATGTTACTGCACAAAAGTCATATGCGCTAAATGCGGTAAACAACAAAAAGGTAGATCTTTTGATAATTAATATTGCAAGCAATGAAACATTAACAGTTGACGAAAAAAATAATGTCATAAAGGCAATAAGAGAAGAATTTAAACTTGCTGATGATAGTCAGATGACCGTAAGAAATATACATCCATCTATTGGAAGAGAGCTTTTACATAGAGGACTTAAGGGTGTATTCTGGATGTCGGTATTGATAGCCGTATATGTAGCAGTAAGGTTTAGAGTTATGTCATGGCAATCGGGTGTATTTGCAGTTGTAGGAATAATCCACGATGTATTGATAATGCTTGCGGCATATGTAATATTCCAAATACCTGTGAATGAATCGTTTATTGCCGCAATACTAACAATAGTAGGATATTCAATGAACGATACAGTAATAATATATGACAGGATAAGAGAAAATAATAGTTTATTAAGAAAAATGTCAGTGTCGGAACTTACCAATAAGAGCATATGGCAGACATTAGGTCGAACAATAAATACAACTGTAACTGTGTTAATATGTTTAATTACAGTGTATATTTTCGCGACAATAAATAATATTCCATCAATAAAAGAATTTTCATTACCATTGATAATAGGAACAATTAGTGGAACATATTCATCTATATTTATAAGTAGCCCGTTGTGGGTAGTGTCAAAAGAAAGAGAAATGAAAAAAAAAGTGACTAAAATAAAAAGAATAGCATAA
- the secD gene encoding protein translocase subunit SecD, with translation MNKVKGLKFFSVVIAIGILTYLCFAGATIPKTSIIIPKVRIPYTNTYLPSVIDLRTGIDIRGGVRAVLGAPSGYTPTDAELETVRNIIEKRLDAKKIYDRTIVTEQMNGHIIVEIPWKSGETDFDPQKAVEEIGKTALLTFREYDPSKVTYQDGEIVPTGDIIVQGTDIVNAEPTINPETNEMFVVLELSKDAQKKFEEATERLINQQIAIYLDNQVISAPRVNSKIPAGSPITITLGLDANSKDAPKVARDLAATIRSGALPFKLEIKEVNAISSILGESALRTCVIAGAVAITLVWVFMLSCYRVPGVIADIALLAHTVIQLLVLSWLGISITLPGIAGIILSIGMGVDANVIIFARIKEELKAGKTLPLAIDIGFKKAFEAVFDANMTSLIAAVVLYIFGSGPIQSFAITLGLGVVLSFLTAVTASRIMIKSVSGINITKHKWLYGA, from the coding sequence ATGAACAAGGTAAAAGGTTTGAAATTTTTTTCAGTTGTAATTGCCATAGGAATATTGACTTATTTGTGTTTTGCTGGAGCGACAATTCCAAAGACTAGTATAATAATTCCTAAAGTAAGAATTCCTTACACCAATACATATTTACCAAGTGTGATAGATTTAAGAACAGGTATAGATATTCGTGGGGGCGTAAGAGCAGTATTGGGAGCACCTAGCGGTTATACGCCAACAGATGCAGAATTAGAAACAGTGAGAAATATAATAGAAAAAAGGCTAGATGCGAAAAAAATTTATGACAGAACTATAGTTACAGAACAAATGAATGGTCATATTATAGTTGAAATACCTTGGAAGTCTGGAGAAACAGATTTTGACCCGCAAAAAGCAGTAGAAGAAATAGGAAAAACTGCATTGTTGACATTTAGAGAGTATGATCCTTCTAAGGTAACTTACCAAGATGGAGAAATAGTTCCAACAGGAGATATTATTGTTCAAGGTACAGATATAGTAAATGCTGAACCTACAATAAATCCAGAAACAAATGAGATGTTTGTTGTGTTGGAATTGTCTAAAGATGCTCAAAAGAAATTCGAAGAAGCAACAGAACGCTTAATAAATCAACAAATTGCAATATACTTGGATAATCAAGTAATAAGCGCACCTAGAGTTAATTCGAAGATACCTGCAGGAAGTCCAATAACAATAACTCTAGGTTTAGATGCAAATTCTAAAGATGCACCAAAAGTTGCAAGGGATTTAGCTGCAACAATCAGATCAGGTGCATTGCCATTTAAATTAGAGATAAAGGAAGTAAATGCAATAAGTTCTATATTAGGAGAGAGTGCATTGCGTACATGCGTTATAGCAGGTGCAGTTGCAATAACACTTGTATGGGTGTTTATGTTATCGTGTTATAGAGTGCCTGGAGTTATTGCAGATATTGCTTTACTTGCACATACGGTTATACAACTATTGGTATTGTCTTGGCTTGGGATATCAATAACACTTCCTGGTATTGCGGGAATAATACTAAGTATTGGGATGGGTGTAGATGCTAATGTAATAATATTTGCAAGAATAAAGGAAGAGTTAAAGGCTGGCAAAACATTACCATTGGCTATAGATATAGGATTTAAAAAAGCATTTGAAGCTGTATTTGATGCAAATATGACATCGTTAATAGCTGCAGTTGTATTGTATATATTTGGATCGGGTCCAATACAGTCGTTTGCAATAACACTTGGATTAGGGGTTGTGTTAAGTTTCCTAACTGCTGTTACTGCATCTAGGATAATGATAAAATCAGTATCGGGAATAAATATTACTAAACACAAATGGCTATATGGAGCCTAA